The Episyrphus balteatus chromosome 4, idEpiBalt1.1, whole genome shotgun sequence genome includes a window with the following:
- the LOC129918347 gene encoding flap endonuclease 1 — protein sequence MGILGLSKLIADIAPFAIKEGEIKNFFGRKIAIDASMCLYQFLIAVRSEGAQLTTVDGETTSHLMGMFYRTIRLLENGIKPVYVFDGKPPDLKSGELAKRAERREEAQKALDKATEAGDEADMDKFNRRLVRVTKEHAAEAKELLKLMGVPYVEAPCEAEAQCAALVKAGKVYATATEDMDALTFGSTIMLRHLTFSEARKMPVKEYHYEKILKGFELSSKEFIDLCILLGCDYCDSIKGVGPKRAIEMINTYRDIETILENIDRKKYTIPEDWNYEVARQLFVTPDVTNPDEIDLKWTDPDEEGLVKFMCGDRQFSEDRVRGGAKKILKSKNTSTQGRLDSFFKVLPSTMTTPKRKAEDIKKGSAKKAKTSTPRGRKPK from the exons ATGGGAATTCTAGGCTTATCAAAACTTATCGCTGACATTGCACCATTCGCAATTAAAGaaggagaaataaaaaatttctttg GTCGCAAAATCGCCATTGATGCTTCTATGTGCTTGTATCAATTTCTAATCGCTGTGCGAAGTGAAG gtgCCCAGTTGACCACAGTCGATGGTGAAACAACTTCTCATTTAATGGGAATGTTCTACAGAACCATCCGACTACTTGAAAACGGTATTAAGCCAGTCTATGTGTTCGATGGCAAACCACCAGATTTAAAATCCGGGGAGCTGGCAAAACGTGCCGAAAGACGTGAAGAAGCTCAAAAAGCTCTTGATAAAGCTACCGAAGCTGGTGATGAAGCTGATATGGATAAATTCAATCGTAGATTAGTTCGTGTAACTAAAGAACATGCTGCCGAAGCAAAAGAGCTCTTGAAACTGATGGGTGTTCCATATGTTGAAGCACCATGTGAAGCAGAAGCTCAGTGTGCAGCTTTAGTTAAAGCTGGAAAAGTTTATGCTACTGCTACAGAAGATATGGATGCCCTGACCTTTGGGTCAACTATAATGTTGAGGCATTTAACCTTCAGTGAAGCAAGAAAAATGCCAGTAAAAGAGTATCATTATGAAAAGATTCTCAAAGGATTTGAATTGTCTTCTAAAGAG TTTATAGATCTTTGTATCCTCCTTGGGTGTGATTACTGTGACAGTATTAAAGGTGTTGGACCAAAACGTGCTATTGAGATGATTAACACTTATAGAGATATCGAGACTATTTTGGAGAACATTGATAGAAAAAAGTACACAATTCCAGAAGATTGGAACTATGAGGTTGCCAGACAGTTGTTTGTTACTCCAGATGTCACAAATCCAGATGAGATTGAT CTCAAATGGACAGATCCTGATGAAGAAGGTTTGGTTAAGTTCATGTGTGGTGATCGACAGTTTAGTGAGGATCGTGTACGAGGAGGAGcaaaaaagattcttaaatcaAAGAATACATCTACTCAAGGGAGGTTGGATAGTTTCTTTAAG GTTCTTCCATCTACAATGACCACACCAAAACGTAAGGCTGAAGATATAAAAAAGGGTTCTGCTAAGAAAGCCAAAACATCAACTCCACGAGGAAGAAAACCAAAGtaa